One window of the Streptomyces sp. NBC_00259 genome contains the following:
- a CDS encoding DUF3099 domain-containing protein — protein sequence MWKHKEPEVFRITGARQGLADDVRGRQRRYVISMSIRTLAVILAAVLWNVEQHVAIVALVLGAALPYISVVIANAGRESAPKPLSTFVPAPTRPMLETSAAAEAPTADRTADKAADKADGDPDPESAAEDTADRTIRHA from the coding sequence ATGTGGAAGCACAAGGAGCCCGAGGTCTTCAGGATCACCGGAGCCCGCCAGGGACTGGCCGACGACGTGCGCGGCAGGCAGCGCCGCTATGTGATCTCGATGTCGATCCGGACCCTCGCGGTGATCCTCGCCGCGGTGCTGTGGAACGTCGAGCAGCATGTGGCGATCGTGGCGCTGGTGCTCGGTGCGGCACTGCCGTACATCTCCGTGGTGATCGCCAACGCGGGCCGCGAGAGCGCGCCGAAGCCACTGTCCACCTTCGTACCGGCCCCCACGCGGCCGATGCTCGAGACCTCCGCCGCGGCGGAGGCGCCCACGGCGGACCGGACAGCGGACAAGGCGGCGGACAAGGCGGATGGGGATCCGGATCCGGAATCCGCCGCCGAGGACACGGCGGACCGGACGATCAGGCACGCCTGA
- a CDS encoding GlsB/YeaQ/YmgE family stress response membrane protein has protein sequence MSWLWAIIVGFVLGLLAKAILPGKQHSPLWLITIFGIIGGIVGNALAGAFGIEETPGIDWGRHALQIVAALVIVGLGDMLYASLRGRKQAA, from the coding sequence ATGAGCTGGTTGTGGGCGATCATTGTCGGATTCGTGCTGGGCCTGCTGGCCAAGGCGATCCTGCCGGGGAAGCAGCACAGTCCGCTCTGGCTGATCACGATCTTCGGCATCATCGGCGGCATCGTCGGAAACGCCCTTGCCGGGGCGTTCGGAATCGAGGAGACACCGGGCATCGACTGGGGCCGGCACGCCCTGCAGATCGTCGCCGCCCTGGTCATCGTCGGCCTCGGTGACATGCTCTACGCGTCCTTGCGCGGCAGAAAACAAGCGGCCTGA
- a CDS encoding solute symporter family protein, with amino-acid sequence MSSTTLHTVQVAASSATTEHRPLIITLFAAFVVATLCITVWAGRQTKDAADFYAGGRQFTGFQNGLAISGDYMSAASFLGIAGAIALFGYDGFLYSIGFLVAWLVALLLVAEPLRNSGRFTMGDVLAYRMRQRPVRTAAGTSTIVVSIFYLLAQMAGAGVLVSLLLGITTDAGKIAIVGLVGVLMILYVTIGGMKGTTWVQMVKAVLLIAGTLLITFLVLLKFNFNISDLLGTAAEKSGKGAAFLEPGLKYGATGTSKLDFISLGIALVLGTAGLPHILIRFYTVPTAKAARKSVIWAIGIIGAFYLMTIALGFGAAAIVGPEEITASNKAGNTAAPLLALYIGGTDSAGGAILLAVISAVAFATILAVVAGLTLASSSSFAHDIYANVIRRGQATEKEELRAARWATVLIGIVSIALGAMARDLNVAGLVALAFAVAASANLPTILYSLFWKRFTTQGALWSIYGGLTSSVLLVLFSPVVSGKPTSMFPSADFAWFPLENPGLVSIPLGFLLGWLGTLLSKEEPDKGKYAELEVKSLTGVGAH; translated from the coding sequence ATGAGCAGCACCACGCTCCACACCGTCCAGGTCGCCGCGTCGAGTGCCACCACCGAGCACCGGCCGCTGATCATCACACTTTTCGCGGCCTTCGTCGTCGCGACGCTGTGCATCACCGTCTGGGCGGGCCGGCAGACCAAGGACGCCGCCGACTTCTACGCCGGCGGCCGCCAGTTCACCGGCTTCCAGAACGGCCTCGCCATCTCCGGCGACTACATGTCCGCCGCGTCCTTCCTCGGCATCGCCGGCGCCATCGCCCTCTTCGGGTACGACGGCTTCCTGTACTCCATCGGCTTCCTCGTCGCCTGGCTGGTCGCCCTGCTGCTCGTCGCCGAACCGCTGCGCAACTCGGGCCGGTTCACCATGGGCGACGTCCTCGCGTACCGCATGCGCCAGCGACCGGTCCGCACCGCCGCGGGAACGTCCACGATCGTCGTCTCGATCTTCTACCTGCTCGCCCAGATGGCGGGCGCGGGCGTCCTCGTCTCGCTGCTGCTCGGCATCACCACCGACGCCGGGAAGATCGCGATCGTCGGCCTCGTCGGCGTACTGATGATCCTCTACGTCACCATCGGCGGCATGAAGGGCACCACCTGGGTGCAGATGGTCAAGGCCGTCCTCCTGATCGCGGGCACCCTGCTCATCACCTTCCTGGTGCTGCTGAAGTTCAACTTCAACATCTCCGACCTGCTCGGCACGGCCGCCGAGAAGAGCGGCAAGGGCGCGGCGTTCCTGGAGCCCGGCCTCAAGTACGGCGCCACCGGCACTTCCAAGCTGGACTTCATCTCCCTCGGCATCGCACTGGTGCTCGGCACCGCCGGCCTGCCGCACATCCTGATCCGCTTCTACACGGTGCCCACCGCCAAGGCCGCCCGTAAGTCGGTCATCTGGGCCATCGGCATCATCGGCGCGTTCTACCTGATGACGATCGCGCTCGGCTTCGGCGCGGCGGCGATCGTCGGGCCCGAGGAGATCACCGCCTCCAACAAGGCAGGCAACACGGCGGCACCACTGCTCGCCCTGTACATCGGCGGTACGGACTCGGCGGGCGGCGCGATCCTGCTCGCCGTGATCTCGGCGGTCGCCTTCGCCACCATCCTCGCCGTCGTCGCCGGACTCACCCTGGCGTCCTCGTCGTCCTTCGCGCACGACATCTACGCCAACGTCATCCGCCGCGGGCAGGCCACCGAGAAGGAGGAGCTCCGCGCGGCCCGCTGGGCGACCGTCCTCATCGGCATCGTCTCCATCGCGCTCGGCGCCATGGCCCGCGACCTGAACGTGGCCGGCCTGGTGGCGCTCGCCTTCGCGGTCGCCGCCTCCGCCAACCTGCCGACGATCCTCTACAGCCTCTTCTGGAAGAGGTTCACCACGCAGGGTGCTCTCTGGTCGATCTACGGCGGCCTGACCTCGTCGGTGCTGCTCGTGCTCTTCTCCCCGGTCGTCTCCGGCAAGCCCACCTCGATGTTCCCGTCGGCGGACTTCGCCTGGTTCCCGCTGGAGAACCCCGGCCTCGTCTCCATCCCGCTGGGCTTCCTGCTCGGCTGGCTCGGCACCCTGCTCTCCAAGGAGGAGCCGGACAAGGGCAAGTACGCCGAGCTGGAGGTCAAGTCCCTCACAGGCGTCGGCGCCCACTGA
- the fabI gene encoding enoyl-ACP reductase FabI: MSGILAGKRILITGVLMESSIAFHAAKLAQEQGAEIILTAFPRPTLTERIARKLPKPTKVIELDVTNDEHLGRLADIVREELGGLDGVVHSIGFAPQDALGGNFLNTPFESVSTAMHVSAFSLKSLTMACLPLFPQEGASVVGLTFDAQFAWPQYDWMGPAKAALEATSRYVARDLGKQNVRCNLISAGPLGSMAAKSIPGFSDLADVWNHRSPLEWDMADPEPTGRGIVALLSDWFPKTTGEIIHVDGGVHMMGA; this comes from the coding sequence ATGAGTGGAATCCTCGCCGGCAAGCGCATCCTCATCACCGGTGTGCTGATGGAGTCCTCCATCGCCTTCCACGCCGCGAAGCTGGCCCAGGAGCAGGGTGCGGAGATCATCCTGACCGCCTTCCCGCGTCCCACGCTGACCGAGCGGATCGCCAGGAAGCTCCCCAAGCCCACGAAGGTCATCGAGCTCGACGTCACCAACGACGAGCACCTCGGCCGTCTCGCGGACATCGTGCGCGAGGAGCTGGGCGGGCTGGACGGCGTCGTCCACTCCATCGGCTTCGCACCGCAGGACGCGCTCGGCGGCAACTTCCTGAACACGCCGTTCGAGTCGGTCTCGACCGCGATGCACGTCTCGGCGTTCTCGCTGAAGTCGCTGACCATGGCCTGCCTGCCGCTGTTCCCGCAGGAGGGCGCCTCGGTGGTCGGTCTGACCTTCGACGCCCAGTTCGCCTGGCCGCAGTACGACTGGATGGGTCCGGCGAAGGCCGCGCTGGAGGCCACCTCCCGCTACGTCGCCCGTGACCTGGGCAAGCAGAACGTCCGCTGCAACCTGATCTCGGCGGGCCCGCTCGGCTCGATGGCCGCGAAGTCCATCCCGGGCTTCAGCGACCTCGCGGACGTGTGGAACCACCGCTCCCCGCTGGAGTGGGACATGGCCGACCCGGAGCCCACCGGCCGCGGCATCGTCGCCCTGCTGTCCGACTGGTTCCCGAAGACCACGGGCGAGATCATCCACGTCGACGG
- a CDS encoding TldD/PmbA family protein, with amino-acid sequence MAHSIDEAFTALPLRALADAALARARALGAEHADFRLERVRSAAWRLRDAKPSGSSDTTDLGYAVRVVHGGAWGFASGVDLTMDAAARVAGQAVAMAKLSAKVIAAAGSDERVELAEEPVHAERTWISSYEIDPFTVAGEEKSGLLADWSARLLRADGVAHVDASLLTVHENKFYADTAGTVTTQQRVRLHPQLTAVAVDETTGEFDSMRTIAPPAGRGWEYLTGTGWDWDSELEEIPGLLAEKMRAPSVEAGRYDLVVDPSNLWLTIHESIGHATELDRALGYEAAYAGTSFATFDQLGKLRYGSSVMNVTGDRTAEHGLATIGYDDEGVEAQSWDLVKDGTLVGYQLDRRIAKLTGLGRSNGCAFADSPGHVPVQRMANVSLQPEPGGLSTEDLIGGVERGIYVVGDRSWSIDMQRYNFQFTGQRFYRIENGRLAGQLRDVAYQATTTDFWGSMEKVGGPQTYVLGGAFNCGKAQPGQVAAVSHGCPSALFRGVNILNTTQEAGR; translated from the coding sequence GTGGCTCATTCCATCGACGAAGCCTTCACGGCCTTGCCGCTGCGGGCGCTCGCCGACGCGGCGCTCGCTCGGGCCCGTGCGCTCGGCGCCGAGCATGCCGACTTCCGGCTGGAGCGGGTGCGCAGCGCGGCGTGGCGGCTGCGGGACGCCAAACCCTCCGGCTCGTCCGACACCACCGATCTGGGGTACGCGGTGCGGGTCGTGCACGGCGGGGCGTGGGGGTTCGCCTCCGGCGTCGATCTGACCATGGACGCCGCGGCCAGGGTCGCGGGCCAGGCGGTGGCGATGGCGAAGCTGTCGGCGAAGGTGATCGCGGCGGCCGGGTCCGACGAGCGCGTGGAGCTGGCGGAGGAGCCGGTGCACGCGGAGCGTACGTGGATCTCCTCGTACGAGATCGATCCGTTCACGGTCGCCGGCGAGGAGAAGTCCGGGCTGCTGGCGGACTGGAGCGCGCGGCTGCTGCGGGCGGACGGTGTGGCGCACGTGGACGCCTCGCTGCTGACCGTGCACGAGAACAAGTTCTACGCGGACACGGCGGGCACGGTCACCACCCAGCAGCGGGTACGGCTCCATCCGCAGCTCACGGCCGTCGCCGTGGACGAGACGACCGGCGAGTTCGACTCGATGCGCACCATCGCGCCACCGGCCGGCCGCGGCTGGGAGTATCTGACCGGCACGGGCTGGGACTGGGACTCCGAGCTGGAGGAGATCCCGGGGCTGCTCGCGGAGAAGATGCGGGCGCCGAGCGTCGAGGCGGGCCGGTACGACCTGGTCGTGGACCCGTCCAATCTGTGGCTGACGATCCACGAGTCGATCGGCCACGCCACCGAGCTGGACCGGGCGCTGGGCTACGAGGCGGCGTACGCGGGCACCTCCTTCGCCACCTTCGACCAGCTGGGCAAGCTGCGCTACGGCTCGTCGGTGATGAACGTGACCGGCGACCGGACCGCGGAGCACGGTCTCGCGACGATCGGGTACGACGACGAGGGCGTCGAGGCGCAGAGCTGGGACCTGGTCAAGGACGGCACGCTCGTCGGCTACCAGCTCGACCGGCGCATCGCGAAGCTGACGGGCCTCGGCCGCTCCAACGGCTGTGCGTTCGCGGACTCCCCCGGGCACGTTCCGGTGCAGCGCATGGCGAACGTCTCGCTGCAGCCGGAGCCGGGCGGACTGTCGACGGAGGACCTGATCGGCGGGGTGGAGCGCGGCATCTACGTGGTCGGGGACCGGTCCTGGTCGATCGACATGCAGCGCTACAACTTCCAGTTCACCGGGCAGCGCTTCTACCGGATCGAGAACGGCCGGCTCGCCGGGCAGCTGCGCGACGTCGCCTACCAGGCGACGACGACGGACTTCTGGGGCTCGATGGAGAAGGTCGGCGGGCCGCAGACGTACGTCCTCGGCGGCGCCTTCAACTGCGGCAAGGCCCAGCCGGGCCAGGTCGCGGCGGTGTCGCACGGCTGCCCGTCCGCCCTCTTCCGCGGCGTGAACATCCTGAACACCACGCAGGAGGCGGGCCGATGA
- a CDS encoding DUF485 domain-containing protein: MATDAPPPSTGKDTGPAQPTTEQFVEVQEGAEFGELRRTYRSFAFPLTVAFIAWYLLYVLLSNYAGGFMGTKLFGNINVAFVFGLAQFATTFLIAWLYARHAAEKLDPKAEAIKSRMEADA; this comes from the coding sequence GTGGCTACCGATGCACCGCCACCCAGCACCGGCAAGGACACCGGTCCTGCCCAGCCCACGACCGAGCAGTTCGTCGAGGTGCAGGAGGGTGCGGAATTCGGCGAACTGCGCCGCACGTACCGTTCCTTCGCCTTCCCCCTGACCGTCGCCTTCATCGCCTGGTACCTGCTGTACGTCCTGCTGTCCAACTACGCGGGCGGCTTCATGGGCACCAAGCTCTTCGGCAACATCAACGTGGCCTTCGTCTTCGGCCTCGCCCAGTTCGCCACCACCTTCCTCATCGCCTGGCTCTATGCGCGGCACGCGGCCGAGAAGCTCGACCCCAAGGCGGAAGCGATCAAGTCCCGTATGGAGGCCGACGCATGA
- a CDS encoding metallopeptidase TldD-related protein → MSPVSKPHEIVERALDLSTADGCVVIADEHSSANLRWAGNALTTNGVTRGRTLTVIATVDGAQGTASGVVTRSAVTAEDLEPLVRAAEAAARTAGAAEDAQPLVTGVPVSGDFTDAPAETSSAVFTDFAPALGEAFARARSGGRELYGFANHELTSTYLGTSTGVRLRHDQPNGTLELNAKSPDRSRSAWAGRSTRDFKDVDPAALDGELATRLGWAERRIDLPAGRYETLLPPTAVADLLIYQLWSSSGRDAVEGRTVFSKPGGGTRIGESLSGLPLTLRSDPDEPGLESAPFVIAHSSGDDASVFDNGLPLPATEWVREGTLNRLITTRHSAGLTGLPVSPAAGNLIMDAGGERSLEEMVASTGRGLLLTCLWYIREVDPATLLLTGLTRDGVYLVENGEVVGEVNNFRFNESPVDLLSRAVEAGRTEKTLPREWSDWFTRAAMPALRIPDFNMSSVSQGV, encoded by the coding sequence ATGAGCCCCGTCAGCAAGCCGCACGAGATCGTCGAGCGCGCACTCGACCTGTCCACCGCCGACGGCTGTGTGGTCATCGCCGACGAGCACTCGTCGGCCAATCTGCGCTGGGCCGGCAACGCGCTCACCACGAACGGCGTGACCCGGGGCCGCACCCTCACCGTGATCGCCACCGTGGACGGTGCGCAGGGCACCGCGTCCGGGGTGGTGACGCGGTCGGCGGTGACGGCCGAGGACCTGGAGCCGCTGGTCCGGGCCGCCGAGGCCGCGGCCCGCACGGCGGGGGCGGCGGAGGACGCACAGCCGCTGGTGACCGGCGTCCCGGTGTCGGGGGACTTCACCGACGCGCCGGCCGAGACCTCCTCGGCCGTCTTCACCGACTTCGCACCCGCGCTCGGCGAGGCCTTCGCCCGCGCCCGGTCCGGCGGCCGTGAGCTGTACGGCTTCGCCAACCACGAGCTGACCTCGACGTATCTCGGTACGTCGACGGGCGTACGGCTCCGCCACGACCAGCCCAACGGCACGCTGGAGCTGAACGCCAAGTCGCCCGACCGCAGCCGCTCGGCCTGGGCCGGCCGTTCCACGCGCGACTTCAAGGACGTCGACCCGGCGGCGCTGGACGGTGAGCTCGCGACCCGGCTGGGCTGGGCCGAGCGCCGTATCGACCTGCCCGCGGGCCGGTACGAGACCCTGCTTCCGCCGACCGCCGTCGCCGACCTGCTGATCTACCAGCTGTGGTCGTCCTCGGGCCGGGACGCCGTCGAGGGCCGCACGGTCTTCTCCAAGCCGGGCGGTGGCACCCGTATCGGCGAGTCGCTGTCCGGGCTGCCGCTCACGCTGCGCAGCGACCCGGACGAGCCGGGGCTGGAGTCCGCGCCGTTCGTGATCGCCCATTCCTCCGGCGACGACGCCTCGGTGTTCGACAACGGCCTGCCGCTGCCGGCGACCGAGTGGGTTCGGGAGGGCACGCTGAACCGGCTGATCACCACCCGGCACAGCGCGGGCCTGACCGGGCTGCCGGTCTCCCCCGCCGCCGGCAACCTGATCATGGACGCCGGCGGTGAGCGCTCCCTGGAGGAGATGGTCGCCTCGACCGGGCGGGGACTGCTGCTGACCTGCCTCTGGTACATCCGCGAGGTCGACCCGGCGACGCTGCTGCTGACCGGGCTGACCCGCGACGGCGTCTATCTCGTCGAGAACGGCGAGGTCGTCGGCGAGGTGAACAACTTCCGGTTCAACGAGTCGCCCGTCGATCTGCTGTCGCGGGCCGTGGAGGCCGGGCGCACGGAGAAGACGCTGCCGCGTGAGTGGAGCGACTGGTTCACCCGGGCCGCGATGCCCGCGCTGCGCATCCCGGACTTCAACATGAGCTCGGTCAGCCAGGGCGTATGA
- the moaA gene encoding GTP 3',8-cyclase MoaA, translating to MLIDTYGRVATDLRVSLTDRCNLRCSYCMPEEGLQWLTKSSLLDDDEIVRLVRIAVTGLGITEVRFTGGEPLLRPGLVGIVERCAALEPRPRMSLTTNGIGLRRTASALRAAGLDRVNVSLDTLRPDVFKTLTRRDRHHDVLEGLLAARDAGLTPVKVNTVLMPGLNDDEAPELLAWAVEHDYELRFIEQMPLDAQHGWKRDGMITAGDILQSLRTRFELTPEDDGARGSAPAERWIVDGGPHRVGVIASVTRPFCSACDRTRLTADGQVRTCLFAQEETDLRGALRSGAPDEEIARIWKLAMWGKKAGSGLDDPEFLQPRRPMSAIGG from the coding sequence GTGCTCATCGACACCTACGGCCGTGTGGCCACCGACCTGAGGGTCTCCCTCACGGACCGGTGCAATCTGAGGTGCAGCTACTGCATGCCCGAAGAGGGCCTGCAATGGCTCACCAAGTCGTCCCTGCTCGACGACGACGAGATCGTGCGCCTGGTCCGCATCGCCGTCACCGGCCTCGGGATCACCGAGGTCCGCTTCACCGGCGGGGAGCCGCTGCTGCGGCCCGGTCTGGTCGGCATCGTCGAGCGCTGCGCAGCCCTGGAGCCCCGCCCCAGGATGTCGCTGACCACCAACGGCATCGGGCTCAGGCGCACCGCGTCGGCCCTCCGGGCCGCCGGGCTGGACCGGGTCAACGTCTCCCTCGACACCCTCCGCCCCGACGTCTTCAAGACCCTCACCCGCCGTGACCGGCACCACGACGTGCTGGAGGGCCTGCTGGCCGCCCGCGACGCCGGTCTGACACCGGTCAAGGTCAACACGGTCCTGATGCCCGGGCTCAACGACGACGAGGCTCCCGAGCTGCTCGCCTGGGCCGTCGAGCACGACTACGAGCTGCGCTTCATCGAGCAGATGCCGCTCGACGCCCAGCACGGCTGGAAGCGCGACGGGATGATCACCGCGGGTGACATCCTGCAGTCGCTGCGTACCCGCTTCGAGCTGACCCCCGAGGACGACGGGGCACGCGGCTCCGCGCCCGCCGAGCGCTGGATCGTCGACGGCGGACCCCACCGGGTCGGTGTCATCGCCTCCGTCACCCGGCCCTTCTGCAGCGCCTGCGACCGCACCCGGCTCACCGCCGACGGGCAGGTCCGCACCTGCCTGTTCGCCCAGGAGGAGACCGATCTGCGCGGCGCTCTGCGCTCCGGCGCGCCGGACGAGGAGATCGCCCGGATCTGGAAGCTCGCCATGTGGGGGAAGAAGGCGGGATCGGGCCTGGACGACCCGGAGTTCCTTCAGCCCCGGCGCCCCATGTCAGCCATCGGCGGCTGA
- the fabG gene encoding 3-oxoacyl-[acyl-carrier-protein] reductase, translating to MSRSVLVTGGNRGIGLAIARAFAEAGDKVAITYRSGEPPKELIELGCLPVRCDITDTEQVEQAYKEIEDKHGTVEVLVANAGVTKDQLLMRMSEEDFVSVVDTNLTGAFRVVKRANRGMLRAKKGRVVLISSVVGLLGSAGQANYAASKAGLVGFARSLARELGSRNITFNVVAPGFVETDMTKVLTDEQRAGIVSQVPLGRYAQPEEIAAAVTFLASDNASYITGAVIPVDGGLGMGH from the coding sequence TTGAGCCGCTCGGTTCTCGTCACCGGAGGAAACCGGGGCATCGGCCTCGCCATCGCCCGCGCGTTCGCCGAAGCCGGCGACAAGGTCGCGATCACGTACCGTTCGGGCGAGCCGCCCAAGGAGCTGATCGAGCTGGGCTGCCTCCCGGTCCGCTGCGACATCACCGACACCGAACAGGTGGAGCAGGCCTACAAGGAGATCGAGGACAAGCACGGCACCGTGGAGGTGCTGGTCGCCAACGCCGGCGTCACCAAGGACCAGCTGCTGATGCGCATGTCCGAGGAGGACTTCGTCTCCGTCGTCGACACCAACCTCACCGGTGCCTTCCGGGTCGTCAAGCGCGCCAACCGCGGCATGCTGCGGGCCAAGAAGGGCCGCGTCGTCCTCATCTCCTCCGTGGTCGGGCTGCTCGGCTCGGCGGGTCAGGCCAACTACGCCGCCTCCAAGGCCGGGCTCGTCGGCTTCGCCCGCTCCCTCGCCCGCGAACTCGGCTCGCGGAACATCACGTTCAACGTCGTCGCGCCCGGCTTTGTCGAGACCGACATGACCAAGGTGCTCACCGACGAGCAGCGTGCGGGCATCGTCTCGCAGGTGCCGCTCGGCCGTTACGCGCAGCCGGAGGAGATCGCCGCCGCGGTGACGTTCCTCGCCTCCGACAACGCCTCGTACATCACTGGAGCCGTCATCCCGGTTGACGGCGGATTGGGCATGGGTCACTGA
- the tyrS gene encoding tyrosine--tRNA ligase, with protein MTDIVDELKWRGLFALSTDEDALRKALADGPVTFYCGFDPTAPSLHVGHLVQALTMRRLQQAGHRPLALVGGATGQIGDPKPTAERTLNDPETVAAWVERVRAQIEPFLSFEGENAAVMVNNLDWTAGMSAIEFLRDIGKHFRVNKMLTKDSVARRLESDQGISYTEFSYQLLQGMDFLELYRRYGCTLQQGGSDQWGNLTAGLDLIHRLEPHASAHALATPLMTKADGTKFGKTEGGAVWLDPEMTTPYAFYQFWLNVDDRDVSTYMRILSFQSRGELEELEKLTEERPQARAAQRALAEELTTLVHGADQCAAVIAASKALFGQGELGELDEATLSAALSELPHARVSAPAAVADLFAEVGLVASKSAARRTIKEGGAYVNNAKVTAEDAVPAAEDLLHGRWLVLRRGKKNLAAVEVTAG; from the coding sequence GTGACGGACATCGTCGACGAGCTGAAGTGGCGCGGGCTGTTCGCCCTGTCCACCGACGAGGACGCTTTGCGCAAGGCGCTCGCGGACGGTCCCGTCACGTTCTATTGCGGCTTCGACCCGACCGCGCCCAGCCTGCACGTCGGGCATCTCGTGCAGGCGCTCACCATGCGCCGGCTGCAGCAGGCGGGGCACCGCCCGCTGGCGCTGGTGGGCGGGGCGACGGGTCAGATCGGCGACCCCAAGCCGACGGCGGAGCGCACGCTGAACGACCCGGAGACCGTCGCGGCGTGGGTGGAGCGGGTCCGCGCCCAGATCGAGCCGTTCCTGTCCTTCGAGGGCGAGAACGCGGCGGTCATGGTCAACAACCTGGACTGGACGGCGGGCATGTCCGCCATCGAGTTCCTGCGGGACATCGGCAAGCACTTCCGCGTCAACAAGATGCTGACGAAGGACTCGGTCGCGCGCCGGCTGGAGTCCGACCAGGGCATCAGCTACACGGAGTTCAGCTACCAGCTGCTTCAGGGCATGGACTTCCTGGAGCTGTACAGGCGCTACGGCTGCACCCTGCAGCAGGGCGGCAGCGACCAGTGGGGCAATCTGACCGCGGGTCTGGACCTGATTCACCGTCTGGAGCCGCACGCGAGCGCCCACGCGCTGGCGACGCCGCTGATGACCAAGGCCGACGGCACCAAGTTCGGCAAGACCGAGGGCGGCGCCGTCTGGCTGGACCCGGAGATGACGACGCCGTACGCGTTCTACCAGTTCTGGCTGAACGTGGACGACCGGGACGTCTCGACGTACATGCGCATCCTCAGCTTCCAGAGCCGTGGGGAGCTGGAGGAGCTGGAGAAGCTCACCGAGGAGCGTCCGCAGGCGCGTGCCGCGCAGCGTGCGCTCGCCGAGGAGCTGACGACCCTGGTGCACGGCGCCGACCAGTGCGCGGCGGTCATCGCCGCCTCGAAGGCGCTCTTCGGTCAGGGTGAGCTGGGGGAGCTGGACGAGGCGACCCTGAGCGCGGCGCTCTCCGAGCTGCCGCACGCCCGGGTGAGCGCGCCCGCCGCGGTGGCGGACCTCTTCGCGGAGGTCGGTCTGGTGGCGAGCAAGTCGGCCGCCCGCCGCACCATCAAGGAGGGCGGGGCCTACGTGAACAACGCGAAGGTGACCGCCGAGGACGCCGTGCCGGCCGCCGAGGACCTGCTGCACGGGCGCTGGCTCGTGCTGCGCCGCGGCAAGAAGAACCTGGCCGCGGTCGAGGTCACGGCCGGCTGA